Genomic DNA from Gemmatimonadetes bacterium SCN 70-22:
CGGCGTGAGCGTGACGAAGGCGAACGACGACGCGAGGGCCGGGGTGGCGACGCCGTGGATGCCCGGGGCACGGACGTCGGGGCCGATCTGGCGCGTGAGCGTCGGGAAGGCCTCGATCTCCTCCAGCGTCAGGAGGCGCATGCGCAGGTCGCCCGAGCGCCCGCTCAACGAGTCGAAGTCGATCGCGCGGCTGGCGGCGACCGAGCCGTTCCGCACGACCGGGACGTTCACCAGCTCGGCGCGACGGGGGGCCTCGACCGGCTTGCCTAACGCTGCGCTGATCCCGCTGCGCGTGGCGGCAGCCGCGACCACGGTCGCGGCGACGATCGAAGCGAGGCGCCAGAGGCGGGAACGGTGCAACGGGACGGAGGGCGGCATCACCGCAAGGACGACCGAGGGGAGACAAGGGCAACGCGTTGCCGTGCAACGTGTTGCAGGGTGACGGGACCGTCTCCAACCTGGCGATGCGCGTCACGCGGGCGTCACGTCCCTCGTGCGTGCCCTTTCTCGCGACGCGTCGTCCCTTTCCTCGGTGGCCGTTACCGCTGCGCCCCCCATCCCCCCGCCGGGCGGGGGACGGCGAACTCCCAACCCGCGTATCGCCCTCGACCGTGACCGCTCCGTCCTTGCCAACTGCCGGGGGAGGACCCCCCGCTCCCGTCGATGGGGGAGCCGCCCCGCTCACCCCGCCGCCGTCCCGTGAGACGGGGGTCCGCCCCCGGGACCGCGCGGTCGACGCGGTCGCCGCCCTCCTCCTGGCCGGCGGTGTCGCCCTCTTCTTCCTCGGACGCCAGGCGCTGACGTCCATCGCCGATGGAACCTATGCCGCTCCCATGGGCGAAACGTGGGTGCAGCGCGCGGACTTCCATGCGGCGCAGACCCGGTGGGGAGGGTGGCTCATCGCGGCGGGTGTCGCGGTCGCCCTCGTCTCGGCGGGGCGGCACGCCTGGCACCGGCGCGCCAGGCGTTAGGCATCGGCGCGGCGGGCGCGGGGCGCCCGCGCCCTCACCTGTTTCCCTGGCGCAGGTAGTCGTCGGTCTTGTCGAGCCAATCCTGGCGCGGCGGCGAGAAGACGTCGACGTCCAGCGTGTCCTCCAGCGCCTCGGCCTTGTGCCACGCCCATGCCGGGATGTGCAGCACCTCGCCGGCTCCCACGTCGACCACGCGCGTCTCGTCCTCACCAAGGAAGAAGCGGAGCCTTCCCTCCAGGATGTAGGTGACCTGCTCGTTGTGGTGCTGGTGGCGCGGGACGATCGCCCCCTGCTTCAGGAAGATCTGGGCGATCATGATCCCGTCGCCGGTGATGATCTTGCGATCGATCATGTGGCTGACGGTTTCCCGGGGGATGTCGCTCCAGCGGTGGTGCGTGATCTCCTTCGACGACATGCGGCGCTCCATGGCGGGTGAGGGGGCGCCGGAGAATATCGCCCGGCGCCTCGGGTTACCAGCGGCCGGGGCGCGCCGCGCGGCGGCACGCGCGCGCCGGCCGTGCCCCGCGGCACCATGTCCCGCGGCACCATGGCCCGCGGCACCATGGCCCGCGGCACCATTGCCTGGCGTGGGCGTCGATATATCTTATTACTGAGATATATGCCAGCACCCAAGGTCACGCCCCCGGCATCGACCGCCTCCCTCCCCGCCGAGCAGCAGATAGCGCTCAAGCTGTGGGTCACGCTGGCGCGCGCCTTCGCCGCGGTGAACGAGCAGGCCACGCAGGATGCCCGCGGCCACGGCTTGTCGCTCACCGAGTTCGCGGTGCTCGAGCTCCTGTACCATCGCGGCCCCACGCTTCAGGGCGAGATCCAGAAGCGGATCCTCGTCTCGAGTGGCGGCATCACCTTCCTGGTGGACCGCCTGGTGGAGAAGGGGCTCGTGGAACGGCGCACCTGCGCCGAGGACAAGCGGGCCCGCTATGCCGCGCTCACCAGCCAGGGGCGACGCCTGATGCACCGGATCTTCCCCCGCCACGCCCGCCGGATCGCAGCGGCCATGCGGGGGCTCGGGGTCGCCGAACAGCGCGAGGCCACGCGCCTCCTCAAGCAGCTGGGGCTGGCCGCCGCCGCGGCCGACGCCCCGCCCTGACCGCCCCGACCGCCCTGCCCGGGCTGCCCTGCCCGGGCCGCCCTGACCGGGCCGCCCGAAGCCGGGCACCTTTTCGCCGGTTCGCGGGTTCATGAAACAGGATATCTCAGTACTGAGATACAGACGCGATTGCACCACCCACAGGAGTCCCACCATGCCCTCGCTCGCCACCGCCGGCTTCCACCACGTCACCATGGTCTCGTCCGATGCGCGCCGCACGCTCGCGTTCTACCGCGACCTGCTTGGCGTCGGGCTCGTGAAGCGCACCGTCAATTTCGACGACCCCACCTCGTACCACCTCTACTTCGGTGATGCCACGGGGAGCCCCGGAACGATCCTGACCTTCTTCGAGTGGGGGAACGTCGCGCACGGGCACTGGGGCGTGGGGGGCGTGCACCATCTGGCGCTCGGCGTCGCCACCCCGGAGGCCCAGCTCATGTGGAAGCGGCGCCTCAACGACGCCGGCGTGGCCGTCAGCGGCCCCTTCGACCGCGGGTGGTTCCGCTCCATCTACTTCCGCGACCCCGACGGGCAGGTGCTCGAGATCGCCACCCGTGGCCCGGGCTACGCCGTCGACGAACCCATCGAGGCGTTGGGCAGGATCGAGCTGGCCCCACCCACGAGCGCCGAGATCCGCGGCGCGCGCGACGAGGCCGCGATCGCCGCCCGCACGTGGCCCGAGCCCGTCCCGGTCATCACCCTCGACATGGCCCTGGAGGGGATCCACCACGTTTCCGCCATTACCAGCGACCTCGAGCGGCTCAACGACTTCTACGACAGCGCCCTCGGGCTCAAGCTGGTCAAGAAGTCGTTCAACCAGGACGACCCCGGCACGAAGCACTGGTTCTGGGCGTCCTACGACGGCGCGGAGGTCAAGCCACACTCGGCCCTCACGTTCTTCGGCTGGCCGCGCGGCGGACGGCCGGCGCGCGGCGGCGTGGGGCAGATGCACCACCTGGCCTTTCGCGCGGCGTCGGCCGACGAGCAGCTGGCGTGGCGCGATCACCTGCTGTCGCGGGGGGTGTCGGTCTCGCCCGTGATGGACCGGAGCTATTTCCAGTCGATCTACTTCCGGGATCCCGACGGGCTCCTGCTCGAAGTGGCCACCGACGGGCCGGGCTTCACCATCGACGAGGAGATCGCGACCCTGGGGACCGAGCTTCGCCTTCCGGCGTGGCTGCAGTCCGAGCGCGAACAGATCGAGGCTGGGCTCCAGCCGCTGCAGGTCTGACAACACGAGCGATGCCGGGCGGTGCCATCGCGCCGCCCGGCCGCTCCCCCCTCATTTGCCACATGACGACACCGATCCAGGGACCACACCAGGGGCAACCCGTCCTCGCCGGCGGGGCGCTGCTCTCCGAGGCGCGCGGCGCGCTGATCCTCACGCACGGGCGCGGCGCGACGGCGCAGAGCATCTTCTCGCTCGCACCGCTCCTTGGCGCCGAACATCTCGCGTGGTATGCGCCGCAGGCTGCGGGCAACACGTGGTATCCGTACTCGTTCCTTTCACCCATCCCGCAGAACGAGCCGGGGATCACCTCCGGGATCCGGGCGCTCGCCGACCTCGTGGCCGACATCGAGGGGGGCGGGATCCCCGCGGAGCGCATTGCCCTCGTCGGCTTCTCGCAGGGGGCCTGTCTCACGCTCGAATTCGTCGCGCGCCATGCGCGGCGCTACGGGGCGGTGATCGCCTTCAGCGGGGGCCTCATCGGTCCCGACGACACGCCGCGCCGCTACCTCGGCTCGCTCGACGGCACCCCAATCTTCATCGGGTGCTCCGACATCGACTCGCACATCCCCCTCGCGCGCGTCCACGAGAGCGCCGAGGTGCTGGCCGGGCTGGGGGGGGCCGTCGATACGCGCATCTATCCTGGGATGGGGCACGTGGTGAACGACGACGAGATTGCCGCGGCCCGGGCGCTGGTGCGGGCGCTGTAGCGCGTCCGGGCACGGCCCCGGAGGTGTCGCGGCCTGCCCGCCGTGGCGCCACGTCGCTGTCGATCGCTAGGGCTGGTACGCCTTGTCGACGATGCGACCGAAGCTGTCCGGGTTCCAGCGCGGGCGATCGCGTGCGTTCCCCACATCCTGGCCGAGGTAGTAGATGAGGCGGAGGAGCCGCGCCTCCTTCTCGGCATCGATCTTGTCGGGGGTGTCGCTCGCCTGGTGGTAGTCGCGGTGCGTTCCGTTGAAGAAGAAGAGAATGGGGACGCCGCGGCGCGCGAAGTTGTAGTGGTCCGAGCGGAAGTAGAAGTTCTCGTGGGGCCACGGGTCGTCGATGGGCTGCATGCGCAGCTCCGGATGCGCCGCCGCGACGCGGTCGAGTGTGGCCCCCAGGTCGCTGTGCTCCCGCCCGATCACCGCGATCGTGTCGGGCCAGTTGCGCCCGATCATGTCCATGTTGATGTTGGCCACCACCTGCGACAGAGGAACCGGGAGGTGGGACGCGAAGTGGTTGCTCCCCCACAGCCCCTTCTCCTCGCCGCTCACCGTCACGAAGATGAGCGACCGCTTCGGGCGGGCCTCCGCCACGCTGAACGCCTCGGCGAGCTCCAGCACCCCGGCCGTCCCCGAGGCGTCGTCGTCGGCGCCGTTCCAGATGCTGTCGCCTTCGGCGCGCGAATCGATGCCCACGTGATCCATGTGGGCGGAAAAGACGATGTACTCGTTCCGAAGCACCGGGTCGCTCCCCGGGAGGATCGCGGCCACGTTCGGCGCGCTCGTCCCCGGGCCGCCGACGTCGGCGATCGTGACCTCGATGGCCAGCGCATCGAGCGCGCGCACCATGTAGGATGACGCGGCGCGGAACGCAGCCAGGTCGATCCCGGCGTCGGCGAAGACGTCGCCGAGGGCGCGCTGGTGCACCATCGTCACCACGGGGTCGCGTTCCGTCTCGCCGTCGACCGGACCACGCTCGCGGAACTGGTTGGCCACCTGTCGGGCGAGGGTCAGCGTGTCGTTGTCGAGCACGATGACGACGGCTGCCGGGTTGCGCTCGTAGGCGCCGGCCAGGAACTGGTTGACCGGGGCGGAGCCAGGGGCGCGCGTGTTGGGGGCGACGACGAGGATCTTCCCTTCGACGTCGAGCGCCTTACCCGCGTCTGGCCGCAACGGCCCTCCCACCAGCACGACCCCGCCGGTGACCGGGCGACCGGTGCGCGGGCCGAAGACATACACCAGGTCACGGCGGGCGCTGGCGCGGGCGGTCGATCCGTTGGCGCGAAAGACGGCTCGCGACGAGTCGCCGTCGATGCGCGATCGCCCGAGCGGATATCGCTGGACGAAGCGTCCGGCGTCGCCCGCCGGCTCGAGCCCGAGTCTCGCGAACTCGGCGGCGACGAACGCCGCCGTGAGCTCGAGCCCGCGCGACGGTGTGTCACGCCCCCCCATCGAGTCGTGAGCGATCACCTCGATGCGACGTCGCACGTCGTGCTCGGAGATGGAGGCGGCCCCGCGGTGCACCGCGCCGTCCTGGGCGTGCGCGGACGCAGGGGCGCCGACGGCCAGGAGCGCGAGCAGGAGCGGGCGGCTCACGGAGGCGAGGGTGCTGGCCGCGAGGCAGGTGGGGCGAGGCACGATGGGGCGGGCTCCGGGCGTCGGGACGGCTGGGTCGCAAGCTACCCGGCGCACCCGCGGGCGCCAGCCGCGGGGGGCAATCGCACGCCGCGCCCGGACTGCGTAGTGTTCTCCCATGCATCGCAAGGCCGTGAACCACCTTCGCCGGGCCGACCCGGTGATGGCCGGGGTGATCGACACCATCGGTCCCTGTCGCTTCACGACGCGCCCGGAGCTCTCGCACTTCGAGGCCGTGGCGCGGTCGATCATCCATCAGCAGCTGTCGGGAAAGGCGGCGGCCACGATCTACGACCGCTTCCAGTCGCTGTTCGGCGGCGAACGCCCGCATGCCGCGGCGCTCGTGGCGCTCGACGACGAGGCGCTGCGGGGCGCCGGGATCTCTCGCCAGAAGATGAGCTACCTGCGCGACCTGGCGGCGCGCGTGCACGCCGGGGCGATCCCGATCGAGTCGCTGCACGAACTGGACGATCAGGGCGTGATCGGGCACCTGACGAGCGTGAAGGGCGTTGGTGTGTGGACGGCGCAGATGTTCCTGATGTTCAAGCTCGGTCGCCTCGACATCCTCCCGGATCTCGACCTGGGGATCCGGAAGGGGATCAAGGAGGCCTACCGGCTGCGGAAGCTCCCCGATGCGCGGCGTGTGCAGGCGATCGGGGCCAAATGGGCGCCATACCGGACCATTGCCTGCTGGTACCTGTGGCGGCTCCTGGACGGCGAGGCCGCCTAGGCGCGCACGCGGGCGGGGCGTCGCGGCGCGCGCCCGGGGAGGCGAGGAGGCCAGGCGAGGAGACCAGGCGAGGAGACCAGGCGAGGAGGCCAGGCGAGGGTGGCATCGTGAGAATTGCGATCACCGGGGCAACGGGATTCATAGGCGAGGCGTTGGTCCGCCGGCTGCAAGGGGCGGGGCACACCGTGCTGCGCATCGGGCGGGGGCGGAACGGCCCGGCGGCGCCGGACGTCACGTGGGACGCGGCGACCGTGCTCGACGCGGCCGCGCTGGAGGGGGTGGAAGGCGTCGTGCACCTGGCGGGAGAGTCGATTGCCCAGCGATGGAGCGCGACCGCCAGGCGCGCGATTCGTGACTCGCGGGTGCAGGGGACCACGCTCCTCGCGCGCACCCTGGCCGGGCTGGCGCGCAGGCCGGCGGTCCTGGTGAGCATGTCGGCCATCGGGATCTACGGAGATCGGGGCGACGAGCTCCTCGACGAGTCGTCGCCCTCGGGGAGCGGTTTCCTCCCCGACATCGCCCGCGCGTGGGAATCGTCGGCCGACCCGGCGCGCGCGGCGGGGATTCGCGTGGTCCATCCGCGGGTCGGGATCGTCCTCAGTCCCAAGGGGGGTGCGCTGGCCCAGCTCCTCCCGATCTTCTCGCTGGGGATCGGCGGCAAGATCGGGCGCGGGCGTCAGTGGATGAGCTGGATCTCGCTCACCGACACACTGCGCGCCATCGAGTTCGCCCTGGCGACGACGACCCTCGAGGGGGCGGTCAACGTCACGGCCCCGAACCCGGTGACCAACGCCGACTTCACCGCGGTGCTCGGCCGCCTCCTCCGCCGCCCGACCTTCGCCCCGGTCCCCGAGTTCGCGATCGAGCTGCTCTACGGCGAAATGGGGCGGGCCACGGTGATCGAGGGGCAACGCGTGGTCCCCCGCAAGCTGCTGGACGCCGGGTTCCGTTTCGAGCACAATGAGCTGGAAGTTGCCCTGCGCGCCGAGGGCGTGCGGTAACCCCCGGGTCTCTCGTCTTCTCGTCTTCTCGTCTTCTGCCGTTCTGATGGCCGCCATCATAATGGAAACGGTGCTCGTCGCCGCGCTGGTGGTGGCGATCGGGACGCTGCTGTACTTCGGCGTCACCAGCTTCACGCCGATGGGGAGGCGCTGGGCGCGCGCGCGCGCGGCGCGGGCGGGTGGGGCGGCTGGGCTGGCCTGCCCGATCCACGGCGTCATCGCCGAGGAGTCGGTACTGCGGCTCCCCTCCGGCGAACGCGCCTGCCCGCACTGCGCCCGGCAGACGCATTAGCTTCCGACGCATGTCTCGCCATCACATGCGTCGTCGCGCCGTGGTCGCGGCGACTCTGCTCGTCGCCACCGCGTCCGCCTGCGGGCGTGAGCGCACCCCCGCGGCCGGCAGCGCCGACTCCGCCGCCGCCGGAGAGCCCATCACCGTCTTCGCGGCTGGAAGCCTCGCGCGCCCGATGCGCGCCGCGCTCGATTCCTTCGCCCGGCACACCGGGACGACGTACACCCTCGAGTCGGCCGGGAGCCTCGAACTGGCCCGGCGGCTGACCGACCTCGGGAAGTCGGCCGACCTGGTCGCCCTGGCCGACGAGGACGTCTTCCCGCGCTTCCTGATGCCGGGGAAGGTGACCTGGTACGCCCGCTTCGCCCGCAATCGCCTCGTGCTCGCGTACGGTGCCAACGCCAAGCGGGTGAGCGAGGCCGAGGCGGGGGACTGGCGCTCGGTACTGCAGCGGCCGGAGGTGGAGACGGGGCGGGCGGACCCCGACCTCGACCCGGCGGGGTATCGGACGCTGATGCTCTTTCAGCTGGCGGAGCGACATTACGCGGAGCCCGGGCTGGCGAAACGCCTCGAGGCGAGCGCCGCGCGGCGGAACATGCGTCCGAAATCCGCGGAGCTGGTGGCACTGCTCCAGTCCAACGAAATCGACTATGCCTGGATGTACGAGTCGTCGGCGCGAGGGGCGCGCCTGTCCTTCGTCGCCGTGCCCCCCGACATCGACCTGGGGGACGAGCGTCTTGCGGCTGCCTACGGCGCCGCGCGCGTGCGCGTGCTCGGGGCCGAGCCGGGGGACTCGATCGAGATGACGGGCACACCGATCCGCTACGGGCTGACGATTCCGACCGGCGCCCCGCACGCGGCGCGGGCGGCGGATTTCGTGCGCTACCTCTTCTCGCCGGCGGGGCAACGCGTCCTCAAGGGCGAGTTCCTGGATGCGCTCGACGCCCCGATCGTGATTGGCGAGGGGCGACCGCCCTTCATCGATTCGCTCGCCACCGGGCGCGCGGGCGGGGCGAAGCCGGCGTCCGATTCTGCGCGGCGATAACTTGCCAGGTGGCGGCGCGCGACGCGCCGCCGTGACGGAGAGCGTACGAGCCATGCCGATTGTCCCTTTCGATTCACTCCCCGACGACGCGCGCGTCTGGGTCTTTGGTGCGAGCGATGCCCTGCGGGGCGAGCTCGAGGCAGCGCTGTTGCGGCACGTGGACTCGTGGCTGGCCGGATGGCAGGCGCACGGCGCCCCGCTGACCTGCGCGCGCGACTGGCGTCACGGACGCTTCCTGGCCGTCGGCGTCGACCAGTCGGCAACGGGTGCCTCGGGATGTTCGGTCGACGCCCTGTTCCACATCCTGCAGGGGCTCGAGCGCACGCTGGGCACCTCGCTGGTGGCCGGTGGGCGCGTCTTCTATCGGGACGCGCGGGGCATGGTGCAGTGCGTGGATCGCGAGACGTACGCCAGTCGTGCCAGGGCGGGGGAGATCGGTGGCGACGTGCCGGTCTTCGACACGACCGTCACGACCGTCGGCGCATACCGGGCGGATTTCGAGCGCCCGGCGTCGGCGTCGTGGCACGCGCAACTCGTCTAGCCGCTCACCCCAGCCAGCGCGCCAGCCCCTCTTCCACGAAGGCGTCGTCCGCCAGTTCCGGGTGCGCCAGGGCCACCCGGTCGAGTTCGCGGGCCTGTCCGGGGGAGAGCCCCTCGCGGGGGTCGAGGCACCACGTGCCGCGCAGGAGCCCCTGCCGGCGCAGCACCTCGTGGATGCCGGCAATGCACCCGGCGAAGCCGTTGGCGGCATCGAAGATGGCGGCGTTCGCGTCGGTGAGCGCGGCGGCGCGGGAGAGCCATCGGGTGATGCTTGCATCTGGCGGGTGGACGAGCGGGGGGGCGGGCTGCCCCGCGCCGGGCAGCGGGGCACGTCCCTCGCCCGATCCCGGGGCGCGCACGCCCTTGACCTGCTCGAGCAGCTCGACGGCGCGCCGCGTCCACACGGCCCACTGTCCCAGCAGCCCGCCGGCGATGTGGCGGGGGCCCGCCGCTGGTGAAGGTGAAGGGAGTGAGGAGGTCGGTGACGATGGCGTCGTCGTTCCCGGTGTACAGCGCGACGTCGTCGCGCCCCGCTTCCACCACCGCCCGCACGACGTCGAGCGTCTGGTAGCGGTTGAACGGGGCGATCTTGATGGCGACGACGTTCGGGATCTCGGCGAAGTCGCGCCAGAAGCGGAAGTCCAGGACGCGCCCCCCAACGGCGGGCTGCAGGTAGAAGCCGACGACCGGGAGCACCTCCGCGACCCGCTGGCAATGGCGGATGAGGTCGCGGTGCGTCGCCTCGTCGTGCCCGGCCAGCGAGAGGAGGGCGGCGTCGTAGCCTAACGAGCGCGCCAGTTCGGCCTCGTCGGCCGCCTGTCGCCGGTCGCCCACCACCCCGGCGATGAGGGCGAAGGGGCGGGGCGCGCGCGCCAGCCACTCGCGCGCCGCCTCCGCGGCCAGCGCCAGGACCTCGCGCAGCATCCCGTGCTGGCGAATGGCGAACTGCGTCGTGTGCACGCCGACCGCCATGCCCCCCGCGCCGGCCTCCACGTAGTAGCGCGTCAGCGCGCGCTGGCGCCGCTCGTCGAGCGTGCGACGGGGGGTGAGGGCCAGCGGGTGGGCGGGGATGACCTGCCCGGCCAGGAGGTGGGGGCGCAGTGACATGGCAACGCGGGTCAGAAGGCGCCGTCGCGCCGCTCGAAGCGCGTCGCCTTGCCTAACGTACGCCCGCCGGCCAGCGCCCAGGCGGCCACCCACGCCGCGATCGTCTCCTCTCCCACCGGCGGGGGACCGAACAGCGCTTGCGCCTTGTCGGTGTCGCTGAGGAGGGCATCCGCGCCCTCGCGCCCCGCGAAGCGCGGTACCCTCCCCAGGAGCCGGCCCAGCTCGAGCGCGACGGCGCGCACGGCCAGCCGCGCCCGCCCCGTCACGTTGAGCACGAATGGCGGGACGCTCGCCAGCGGAAGGGTGCGGAGCGCGATCGCATTGGCGTCGCCCTGCCAGATGCAGTTCACGTATCCCATGGCCAGGTCGATCGCCTCGTTGCGCAGGATCCGCTGGGCGAGATCGACGAGGACGCCGTACCGCAGGTCGACGGCGTAGTTGAGGCGAATCAGCGCCACGCGGGTCGCCCATCGCGCGGCCGCATCCTCGAAGACGCGCTCGCGCCCCACGCACGACGCCGCGTACTCCCCCACCGGCGAGAGTACGTCGGATTCGCGCGACCCGCTCCCCGTGGCCGGCGTGAGCGGGTAGACGTTGCCGGTGGAGAAGGCGACGATGCGCGCGTCGCGGTAGCGCTCCGCCGCTCGCGCCGGGAGGATGGTGTTGGTCATCCACGTCAGCGACGGAGCCGCCGTGGTCCCGAACTTCTGCCCAATCATGAAGAACACGTTCGGGGCGTCGGGGAGTCGCCTCCAGGCATCGCTCGAGAGCAGGTCGGCGCGCACCAGGTCGACGCCGAGCCCCTCGAGGCGAGCGGCGTCACCTGCATTCCCCCACCGCGAGACGGCGACCACTCGGCGGCCGTCGCCCAGGGCATCCGCGGCGCGCTTCACCATCGCGGTCAGCGATGGCCCCATCTTTCCTCCCGCCCCCAGCACCACCACGTCGCCCGGCGTCGAGCGCAGCGCCTCCACGACCTCGGGGGTCGGGCGACTCAGGCGTTCCTCCAGCTCCTCCTCGGAGCGAGGGGCGACCGGCGTAGTGCGGGGGGCGATTCCGGGGTTCACGCCGACGAACCCTCCCCCGATGATGACGGCGACGCCGAAGGCGCAGGCGCGTTCGATGGGGTGCCGGCCGGGGCGCCGGAGGGAGTGCTGGACGGCGTCGAGGACGTTGCGGCCAGGGTCCCGTCGAACCCGATCGTCCGATGGCTCGTGTCGCAGAACGGCTTCCGCTTCGACGCGCCGCAGCGACAGAGGGAGATCCCCTTTCCCGTGGGGAGCGGGATGAGTGCTCCGGTGTGATCGGTGAGCTGCAGCTTGTCGACGTCGTCGGCGGCGATGAAGAGGGGGCCGTTGTTGCGGATCGTGATGGTCAGCTTGGACATGGCGTGTTGGTGCGGGCTATTCGGGGCGGCGCTCGCGCGGGGCGTGCCGGCGCTGGGCGCCTCGATCCGGTCAATGTCCCCCGGCGCCGAGGACGGGGAAAGGGGGCGCGGCCGGCGCGAAGCCCCGATTGCGGAGCGTCAACGGTACCCGGAGATTCGTCGTTAATAATTCATGACCGGGGTCGTGCGCCATCGTGGCGGCGACGCCGGGTTTGCCTTTTCCCCAGCGTTCTGCCGAGCTCCCATGTCGCGTCGTCCCATCGCCTTCGCTGCGGCCGTCGCCTTCGCCATCCTGTCGGCCGGAACGCCGGCCAGGGGGCAGCGGGTGGCTCGCGACAGCACCGCGGACACGGCGCGAACGCGGCTCGAGACCTTTTCCATCACGGCCGGGCGGAGCGCGACCACCGTGGGGGGGACGTCGGCCATCATCCTGACGATCGACTCGCTGCACCTGGCGCCGGCGGCGCCGCTCGACCGGGCGCTGCGCGAGGTCCCGTTCGTCCTCGTGCGCGTGAACTCCCGCGGCGAGTCGGAGCTGTCGGTGCGCGGCTCCGACTCGCGCCAGGCGGCGGTCCTGTTCGATGGGCTCCCGCTCAGTATCGGGTGGGACCATCGCTCCGATCCGTCGGTCTTCCCGACCACCGGGATCGTGAGCGTGAACGTCGTGCGCGGGCTGAGCACGCTCCTGCAGGGGCCCAACACGCTGGGCGGGGTGATCGACCTCGGGATGTCGTCGTATCGCGGGGAGCGCCTGGCGCGCACGCGCGTCG
This window encodes:
- a CDS encoding glyoxalase, yielding MPSLATAGFHHVTMVSSDARRTLAFYRDLLGVGLVKRTVNFDDPTSYHLYFGDATGSPGTILTFFEWGNVAHGHWGVGGVHHLALGVATPEAQLMWKRRLNDAGVAVSGPFDRGWFRSIYFRDPDGQVLEIATRGPGYAVDEPIEALGRIELAPPTSAEIRGARDEAAIAARTWPEPVPVITLDMALEGIHHVSAITSDLERLNDFYDSALGLKLVKKSFNQDDPGTKHWFWASYDGAEVKPHSALTFFGWPRGGRPARGGVGQMHHLAFRAASADEQLAWRDHLLSRGVSVSPVMDRSYFQSIYFRDPDGLLLEVATDGPGFTIDEEIATLGTELRLPAWLQSEREQIEAGLQPLQV
- a CDS encoding phospholipase, translating into MTTPIQGPHQGQPVLAGGALLSEARGALILTHGRGATAQSIFSLAPLLGAEHLAWYAPQAAGNTWYPYSFLSPIPQNEPGITSGIRALADLVADIEGGGIPAERIALVGFSQGACLTLEFVARHARRYGAVIAFSGGLIGPDDTPRRYLGSLDGTPIFIGCSDIDSHIPLARVHESAEVLAGLGGAVDTRIYPGMGHVVNDDEIAAARALVRAL
- a CDS encoding TIGR01777 family protein, translating into MRIAITGATGFIGEALVRRLQGAGHTVLRIGRGRNGPAAPDVTWDAATVLDAAALEGVEGVVHLAGESIAQRWSATARRAIRDSRVQGTTLLARTLAGLARRPAVLVSMSAIGIYGDRGDELLDESSPSGSGFLPDIARAWESSADPARAAGIRVVHPRVGIVLSPKGGALAQLLPIFSLGIGGKIGRGRQWMSWISLTDTLRAIEFALATTTLEGAVNVTAPNPVTNADFTAVLGRLLRRPTFAPVPEFAIELLYGEMGRATVIEGQRVVPRKLLDAGFRFEHNELEVALRAEGVR